One region of Olleya sp. Hel_I_94 genomic DNA includes:
- a CDS encoding FAD binding domain-containing protein produces the protein MITFILNNKTIKTSEHSGTTLLDFVRYQQRLTGTKIGCREGDCGACTLLVGTHNGNTMEYQSITSCISPLGNAHGKHIVTVEGTNLKDKLTTAQEAMKANYATQCGFCTPGFVVALTGFALSNSDKNYTNAIDAISGNICRCTGYKAIEKAAHQVVKKLDNNTNTTFDWLIENQFIPEYFKSIPQRLKDIETKDLNQPKGKFVSGGTDLYVQKADYLADNAVHLIAEKEYLKGITIENGICTIGTNATVSDLWNHTELNSILPNLRNHLKLVSSEQIRNMASLGGNLVNASPIGDMTIFFLSLDSNITILNSEEKERTIALKNFYKGYKTYDLKDDELLKRIQFKLPTEQSFFNFEKVCKRTHLDIASVNSAIHLSVENETISEAHVSIGGVAAIPKYLHETSAFLVDKPLTLDTIIEANQILQNEISPISDVRGTTDYKRLLGRQLFFAHFTTLFPKQFTLNDFVQHA, from the coding sequence ATGATAACCTTCATCCTAAATAACAAAACCATAAAAACCTCGGAACATTCCGGAACCACTTTATTGGATTTTGTGCGTTATCAACAACGCTTAACAGGGACAAAGATTGGTTGTCGCGAAGGAGATTGTGGCGCCTGTACCCTTTTAGTAGGAACACACAATGGTAACACAATGGAATACCAGAGTATTACCTCATGCATTTCTCCTTTAGGAAATGCACATGGCAAGCACATTGTTACCGTTGAAGGTACAAATCTTAAAGACAAATTAACCACTGCCCAAGAAGCCATGAAAGCAAATTACGCCACACAATGTGGATTTTGCACACCTGGTTTTGTGGTTGCCTTGACAGGATTTGCATTATCAAATTCGGATAAAAATTACACTAATGCAATTGACGCTATAAGCGGAAACATTTGCAGGTGCACAGGATATAAAGCAATTGAAAAAGCAGCACATCAAGTTGTAAAAAAACTAGACAACAACACTAACACCACGTTTGATTGGTTAATTGAAAACCAATTTATTCCTGAATATTTTAAAAGCATCCCACAACGTTTAAAAGATATTGAAACTAAAGATTTAAATCAACCAAAAGGGAAATTTGTTTCTGGAGGTACGGATTTATATGTCCAAAAAGCGGATTATTTAGCAGATAACGCTGTACATCTAATAGCCGAAAAGGAGTATTTAAAAGGAATTACTATTGAAAATGGTATTTGCACGATTGGAACCAACGCAACAGTTTCAGATTTATGGAATCATACGGAATTAAATAGTATTTTACCAAACTTAAGAAACCACTTAAAGTTAGTTTCTTCAGAACAAATTAGAAACATGGCTTCGCTTGGAGGGAATTTAGTAAACGCCTCGCCTATTGGAGACATGACTATCTTTTTTCTCTCGCTTGATAGTAATATTACAATATTAAATTCCGAAGAAAAAGAAAGAACCATTGCACTCAAAAACTTTTACAAAGGGTACAAAACTTACGATTTAAAAGACGACGAACTTTTAAAGCGCATTCAATTTAAATTACCAACAGAACAGTCATTTTTCAATTTTGAAAAAGTGTGTAAACGGACACATTTAGATATTGCTAGTGTCAATTCTGCAATACATCTTTCAGTTGAAAACGAAACGATATCAGAAGCGCATGTTTCCATTGGAGGTGTTGCTGCCATTCCAAAATACTTGCATGAGACCTCAGCCTTTTTAGTTGATAAACCATTGACTTTAGACACTATAATTGAAGCTAATCAAATACTTCAAAATGAAATCAGTCCAATTAGTGATGTGCGTGGGACAACTGACTACAAACGTTTGTTAGGACGACAATTATTTTTTGCTCATTTTACAACGTTATTCCCAAAGCAATTCACCTTAAACGATTTTGTACAGCATGCATAA
- the xdhC gene encoding xanthine dehydrogenase accessory protein XdhC yields MQNWISLLSDFKAKQQPIAFITVSKCLGSTPCVVGSRMIVTKDKQIYGTIGGGKLEFKAIDEALIAINDNRIIESSYTLGPEFEQCCGGKVEFIIEPMNQSPELFLFGAGHIGVEICKLLVDTPFKVNLIDSRDDWFSNLDLDASITIHQTNETDFKTFKEVVKWGSNSYVLVLTHNHAIDFDVIAMALQNQTKFLGLIGSKTKKVRFNNMLIKEMNIPEGMTNVVCPIGLDIGGDTPKEIAISVVAQLLQVHYKSLAN; encoded by the coding sequence ATGCAAAACTGGATTAGTCTATTATCTGATTTTAAGGCAAAACAACAACCTATTGCTTTTATTACTGTTTCCAAATGTCTAGGGTCAACACCTTGCGTTGTTGGTTCTAGAATGATAGTCACTAAAGACAAACAGATTTACGGAACCATAGGCGGAGGGAAGCTAGAGTTTAAAGCTATTGACGAAGCATTAATTGCTATTAATGACAACAGAATTATAGAATCTAGTTACACATTAGGACCGGAGTTTGAGCAGTGCTGTGGCGGGAAAGTCGAATTTATTATAGAACCTATGAATCAATCGCCAGAGTTATTTTTATTCGGAGCAGGACATATTGGAGTAGAAATCTGCAAACTTTTAGTAGACACGCCTTTTAAAGTTAATCTTATAGATTCTCGAGACGACTGGTTTTCTAATTTAGATTTAGACGCAAGTATTACAATACATCAAACTAACGAAACTGATTTCAAAACGTTTAAGGAGGTTGTAAAATGGGGTAGTAACAGCTACGTTTTAGTGTTAACACATAATCATGCAATTGACTTTGATGTTATAGCAATGGCGTTACAAAATCAAACTAAATTTTTGGGGTTGATTGGCAGTAAAACTAAAAAAGTCAGATTTAACAATATGCTTATTAAAGAGATGAATATTCCTGAAGGTATGACTAATGTCGTTTGCCCTATTGGTTTAGACATTGGAGGTGATACACCAAAAGAAATTGCTATAAGTGTTGTTGCACAATTACTACAAGTGCATTATAAAAGCTTAGCTAATTAA
- a CDS encoding DUF2064 domain-containing protein: MKTKTAILIFSNSAKEDAKRKSFADSRLFETLTNETIKKVKKTGLPFFHFTETEQQGLNFGDRFTNAIQSVFDRGFTNVISIGNDTPHLKTKHINDAYQKLNNNQLVFGPSKDGGFYLMGLTKNLFNAKQFKNLPWQTSALKSTTLQFLSSTKITFSTLETLDDIDSFKDLKAILNSYKTVSKTLKTIILQLCISAKAILKHIALQYLLLPQQLPFNKGSPKLVYTNH, translated from the coding sequence ATGAAGACTAAAACTGCCATTTTAATTTTTTCTAATTCTGCTAAAGAGGATGCTAAACGCAAATCTTTTGCTGATAGTCGGTTGTTTGAAACACTTACAAACGAGACTATTAAAAAAGTTAAAAAAACAGGATTACCGTTTTTTCATTTTACCGAAACAGAGCAACAAGGTTTAAACTTTGGTGATCGTTTTACAAATGCTATTCAATCGGTTTTTGATAGAGGTTTTACTAATGTTATTTCTATAGGAAACGACACACCACATCTAAAAACCAAGCACATAAATGATGCTTACCAAAAACTAAACAACAATCAGTTGGTTTTTGGACCATCAAAAGATGGCGGATTTTATTTAATGGGTTTAACCAAAAACCTATTTAATGCTAAGCAGTTTAAAAATTTACCTTGGCAAACTTCAGCTTTAAAAAGCACTACATTACAATTCTTATCTTCGACTAAAATCACTTTTAGTACGCTTGAAACCTTAGACGACATCGATTCGTTTAAAGACTTAAAAGCTATTTTAAATAGTTATAAAACGGTTTCAAAAACACTAAAAACTATAATACTACAGCTTTGTATTTCCGCGAAAGCGATACTTAAACACATAGCATTACAATACCTATTATTACCACAACAATTACCTTTTAACAAAGGGTCTCCTAAATTAGTTTACACCAACCACTAG
- a CDS encoding nucleoside-triphosphatase, producing the protein MIYILTGAIRSGKTTALLDWSNNKNDVDGLLCPDDINGKRYFLKLKSKSTFKLEAEAETEAIVAIGNFKFLQSAFNEANDYLILEASKTERQYLIIDEIGKLELKNEGLHVSNKALISQFKSKDNTHLILVVRDYLLDAVLEHYGITECSILTTEDLEHLI; encoded by the coding sequence ATGATTTATATCCTCACGGGAGCAATACGATCAGGGAAGACTACAGCGTTGTTAGATTGGTCTAATAACAAGAATGATGTTGATGGATTATTGTGTCCCGATGATATTAACGGTAAACGCTATTTTCTGAAATTAAAAAGTAAATCGACTTTTAAGCTTGAAGCTGAAGCTGAAACCGAAGCTATTGTTGCAATAGGGAATTTTAAATTTTTGCAATCGGCTTTTAATGAAGCTAATGACTATTTGATTCTAGAAGCTTCTAAAACAGAACGTCAATATTTAATTATTGATGAAATTGGAAAGTTAGAATTAAAAAATGAAGGCTTGCATGTCTCAAACAAAGCTTTGATTTCTCAGTTTAAATCTAAAGATAACACACATCTTATTTTGGTAGTCAGAGATTATTTGTTGGATGCTGTTTTGGAGCATTATGGGATAACTGAATGTTCTATTCTGACTACAGAAGATTTAGAACATTTAATCTAA
- a CDS encoding type III pantothenate kinase, whose product MNLVIDVGNTRTKLAVFDKNNIITVVIVEQSEVLDGIKELRKSYNQLHLAIVSSVGIMDQAVVNYLSLHFNLLVLSHETPLPFNNLYSTPKTLGIDRIALVCASVQQFANKNVLIIDAGTCITYDFITNTNDYLGGSISPGIRMRYKALHYQTAKLPLLETQFPEHFIGNSTINAINSGIVYGVLSEIDGIIERYSADYSDLTIILTGGDTNFLSKQLKSSIFANSNFLLEGLNFILQYNTNG is encoded by the coding sequence ATGAATTTAGTGATAGATGTAGGAAATACCCGAACTAAACTAGCTGTATTTGATAAAAACAACATTATAACTGTTGTTATTGTTGAGCAGTCAGAAGTTTTGGATGGTATAAAAGAATTAAGAAAGTCTTATAACCAATTGCATTTAGCAATTGTATCATCGGTTGGAATTATGGATCAAGCTGTTGTTAATTATTTGAGCCTACATTTTAATTTATTGGTACTAAGTCATGAAACGCCTTTACCATTTAATAATTTGTATTCGACTCCAAAAACATTAGGTATTGATAGAATAGCATTAGTTTGTGCCTCTGTACAACAATTTGCTAATAAAAATGTTTTAATAATTGATGCAGGTACTTGTATTACGTATGATTTTATAACTAATACAAATGATTATTTGGGAGGTTCAATTTCTCCGGGAATAAGAATGCGTTATAAAGCATTACATTACCAAACCGCTAAATTACCATTGTTAGAAACACAGTTTCCGGAACATTTTATAGGAAACTCGACAATAAACGCAATAAATAGCGGAATTGTTTATGGTGTTTTAAGTGAAATAGATGGAATAATAGAACGTTATAGTGCTGATTATTCAGATTTAACAATAATTTTAACAGGAGGAGATACTAATTTTTTGTCTAAACAATTAAAAAGTAGCATATTTGCCAACTCAAATTTTCTTTTAGAAGGTTTGAATTTCATATTACAATACAACACAAACGGATGA
- a CDS encoding nucleoside deaminase, with protein MSNKDQFMKEAVNAALKGMNNNEGGPFGCVVVKDGKIVGRGNNKVTSTNDPTAHAEVTAIRDACKNLDSFQLDGCEIYTSCEPCPMCLGAIYWARPDKVYYGSNQVDAANIGFDDEFIYKEIPLPYAERSIPFEQLAREIALEPFQEWTKKIDKTEY; from the coding sequence ATGAGCAATAAAGATCAATTTATGAAAGAAGCTGTAAACGCAGCTTTAAAAGGAATGAACAACAACGAAGGTGGACCATTTGGTTGTGTCGTTGTTAAGGATGGAAAAATTGTAGGACGCGGAAACAATAAAGTAACCTCTACTAACGACCCAACTGCACATGCAGAAGTAACTGCTATTAGAGATGCTTGTAAAAATTTAGACTCGTTTCAATTAGATGGGTGCGAAATATACACCTCTTGCGAACCTTGCCCAATGTGCTTAGGCGCGATTTACTGGGCTAGACCTGACAAAGTATATTACGGAAGTAATCAAGTAGATGCTGCCAATATTGGTTTTGATGACGAATTTATTTACAAAGAAATCCCATTACCATACGCAGAAAGAAGTATCCCATTTGAGCAATTAGCGCGCGAAATAGCTTTAGAGCCTTTTCAAGAATGGACTAAGAAAATTGATAAGACAGAATACTAA
- a CDS encoding arsenosugar biosynthesis-associated peroxidase-like protein, which yields MAKTYYDPADLRKFGKITEWNEELGNKFFDYYGKVFEEGALTAREKSLIALAVAHTEQCPYCIDAYTKDTLQRGITKEQMMEAIHVGAAIKSGATLVHGVQMMNKVNKLDG from the coding sequence ATGGCAAAAACATATTACGATCCAGCGGATCTAAGAAAATTCGGAAAAATAACAGAATGGAATGAAGAACTTGGAAACAAGTTTTTTGACTATTACGGAAAAGTATTTGAAGAAGGCGCTTTAACTGCTCGCGAAAAATCATTAATAGCATTAGCTGTTGCACATACTGAGCAATGCCCATATTGCATTGATGCTTATACCAAAGATACCTTACAACGTGGTATCACAAAGGAGCAAATGATGGAAGCCATACACGTTGGTGCAGCTATAAAAAGTGGTGCAACTTTAGTTCATGGTGTACAAATGATGAATAAAGTAAACAAATTAGACGGTTAA
- a CDS encoding alpha/beta hydrolase, translated as MKTYTYATKGLDTLKLDVYTPENIKPTDSLPVVIWMHGGGFSSGGRNGIDELNIVNAANKNGYIGVSITYRLLRKGTDTGFSCNCSKEDKMFTFNQAVIDFLDATNFIYQNSKMLQVDTTKIIAAGSSSGAETALHAAFMRRFFISDLSMYQDIKFAGVIGFSGAFLDIDHLTIDNAIPVALTHGTEDQAVPFGSAPHHHCKPTKPGYIMLHGAKTITEKLDTLESSYYLNLVKNGTHDAANVHPEDLDDIFYFLNKTVLKNEVIQTKKYTLPKPTIY; from the coding sequence ATGAAAACTTACACCTACGCCACAAAAGGATTAGACACACTTAAATTAGATGTTTACACGCCAGAAAACATTAAACCAACAGATAGCTTACCTGTTGTCATTTGGATGCATGGTGGCGGATTTTCTAGTGGTGGACGTAATGGTATTGACGAGTTGAATATCGTTAATGCTGCCAATAAAAATGGGTATATTGGAGTATCGATAACATATAGATTATTAAGAAAAGGAACAGATACTGGCTTTAGTTGCAATTGTAGTAAAGAAGACAAGATGTTCACCTTTAATCAGGCAGTTATCGACTTTTTAGATGCTACTAATTTTATCTATCAAAATAGCAAGATGCTACAAGTAGATACAACAAAAATTATTGCAGCAGGAAGCAGTTCTGGAGCAGAGACAGCACTACATGCAGCATTTATGCGACGTTTTTTTATTTCAGATTTAAGCATGTATCAAGACATTAAATTTGCAGGAGTAATTGGTTTTTCTGGTGCATTTCTGGACATAGACCACTTGACTATTGACAATGCAATACCAGTAGCACTTACACACGGTACGGAGGATCAAGCTGTACCCTTTGGCAGTGCTCCACACCACCACTGTAAACCAACAAAACCTGGTTATATTATGTTACATGGTGCCAAAACTATTACCGAAAAATTAGACACTTTAGAAAGTTCCTACTATTTAAATCTTGTCAAAAATGGAACTCATGATGCAGCTAATGTACATCCTGAAGATCTTGACGATATCTTTTATTTTTTGAATAAAACAGTCCTTAAAAACGAAGTTATTCAAACCAAAAAATACACCTTACCAAAACCTACTATCTATTAA
- a CDS encoding xanthine dehydrogenase molybdopterin binding subunit, with the protein MHKNKPNKVLDTKLDAVSKSLKQSIKNLDSYTHVRGESLYVDDVNIRQGTFHAVVFDSPKAHGKIKSIDYSKAEALEGVQRIFTYKDVPGENEIGGIIPDEPLFAEHDVHFWGMPIALIVAESEFIARKARDLINIEIEDLPVITTAKEAKAKGSFINAPRSFSLGDTEKAFANCDYIFEGETFSNGQEHLYIEAQGAYAEPLENGNIKVTSSTQGPTAVQKTIAKVLGIAMHKIEVDVTRLGGGFGGKEDQATPWAVMAALAAHHLNQSVKLILNRHDDLRMTGKRHPYESTYKIGLSKDLRIIAYQTEFLQNSGAAADLSPAIAERTLFHATNSYYIPNVTTKVLSCKTNLPPNTAFRGFGGPQGMFVIESAIAKAANEIGVPTRTIQEANLLDENDTFSYGQIAKKVEAKNTWHSAKNIFNIEALEQAVEDFNNNNTSFKKGIAFMPITFGISFTNTPMNHARALVHIYLDGSVGISTAAVEMGQGVNTKMMQIAADVFSIPIEKIKIETTNTTRVANTSPSAASSTADLNGKATLMACNALVERLKIVASEDLKAPIKDITLNEESVYINNKKSALTWTELVSKAMLKRVALTENAHYATPEIHFDKTKEKGHPFAYHVYGTAITTTTIDCMRGTYEFDSVKIVHDYGKSMSEGIDLGQVEGALIQGIGWMTMEEIAYNKEGKLLSNALSTYKIPDIFSVPKTVEVIPVETEGNDMAILKSKAVGEPPLMYGIGAYFALQNAIKAFNPNYNLKFHAPMTPEKVLTGLYQK; encoded by the coding sequence ATGCATAAAAACAAGCCAAATAAAGTATTAGACACTAAATTAGATGCTGTTTCAAAATCATTAAAACAAAGCATCAAAAACTTAGACTCTTACACGCATGTCCGTGGAGAATCATTGTATGTTGACGATGTTAATATTAGACAAGGGACATTTCATGCGGTTGTGTTTGATTCGCCAAAAGCGCACGGAAAAATAAAAAGTATTGATTATTCTAAAGCAGAAGCACTAGAAGGTGTACAACGTATTTTTACTTATAAAGATGTTCCTGGAGAAAATGAAATTGGTGGTATTATTCCAGACGAACCTTTATTTGCAGAACACGACGTCCATTTCTGGGGAATGCCCATTGCGTTAATTGTTGCAGAGTCAGAATTTATTGCTCGAAAAGCACGAGATTTAATTAACATTGAAATAGAAGACTTACCAGTCATTACTACAGCAAAAGAAGCCAAAGCGAAAGGCAGCTTTATTAATGCACCACGTTCTTTTAGCTTAGGAGATACAGAAAAAGCATTTGCAAATTGCGACTATATTTTTGAAGGTGAAACATTCTCTAACGGACAAGAGCATTTATATATCGAAGCACAAGGTGCTTATGCAGAACCTTTAGAAAACGGAAACATAAAAGTAACATCATCTACACAAGGTCCAACTGCTGTGCAAAAAACAATTGCTAAAGTTTTGGGCATTGCAATGCATAAAATTGAAGTTGATGTAACACGACTTGGAGGTGGATTTGGTGGAAAAGAAGATCAAGCAACACCTTGGGCTGTAATGGCAGCTTTGGCTGCGCACCATTTAAACCAATCTGTAAAACTGATTTTAAATCGTCATGACGATTTACGCATGACAGGAAAACGTCATCCTTATGAAAGCACATATAAAATTGGACTCTCAAAAGACTTAAGAATTATAGCGTATCAAACCGAGTTTTTGCAAAACTCTGGTGCAGCTGCAGATTTATCTCCTGCAATTGCAGAGCGCACTTTGTTTCATGCCACCAACAGTTATTACATACCTAATGTAACAACAAAAGTGTTGAGTTGTAAAACCAACTTACCGCCAAACACAGCATTTAGAGGATTTGGAGGTCCACAAGGTATGTTTGTAATCGAATCTGCTATTGCAAAAGCTGCTAATGAAATAGGTGTACCAACACGAACAATTCAAGAAGCAAATTTGTTAGATGAAAACGACACGTTTTCTTATGGACAAATTGCAAAAAAAGTAGAAGCCAAAAACACATGGCATTCTGCTAAAAACATATTTAATATTGAAGCTTTAGAACAAGCGGTTGAAGACTTCAATAATAACAATACAAGTTTCAAAAAAGGAATAGCGTTTATGCCCATTACTTTTGGTATTTCGTTTACAAACACACCAATGAATCATGCACGTGCATTGGTTCATATTTATTTAGACGGAAGCGTTGGTATTAGTACTGCTGCTGTAGAAATGGGACAAGGTGTAAACACCAAAATGATGCAAATTGCTGCGGATGTGTTTTCTATTCCTATTGAAAAAATCAAAATAGAAACCACCAATACAACGCGTGTTGCCAATACGTCGCCTTCTGCTGCAAGTTCTACCGCAGATTTAAACGGAAAAGCAACCTTGATGGCTTGTAATGCTTTAGTTGAAAGATTAAAAATTGTGGCTTCGGAAGACTTAAAAGCTCCAATAAAAGACATTACTTTAAATGAAGAATCTGTTTATATCAACAATAAAAAATCAGCTTTAACTTGGACAGAGCTAGTCAGCAAAGCCATGTTAAAACGTGTTGCTTTAACTGAAAACGCACATTATGCGACTCCCGAAATTCACTTTGACAAAACCAAAGAAAAGGGTCACCCTTTTGCTTATCATGTTTACGGAACCGCAATTACAACAACCACTATAGATTGTATGCGTGGTACTTATGAGTTTGACAGTGTGAAAATTGTACATGATTACGGAAAAAGCATGAGTGAAGGTATTGATTTAGGTCAAGTAGAAGGCGCCTTAATACAAGGTATTGGCTGGATGACAATGGAAGAAATTGCTTATAATAAAGAAGGGAAATTATTATCAAATGCACTTTCCACCTATAAAATTCCTGATATCTTTTCTGTACCAAAAACAGTAGAAGTGATTCCTGTAGAAACTGAAGGAAACGACATGGCTATATTAAAATCTAAAGCTGTTGGAGAACCTCCTTTAATGTATGGGATTGGTGCTTATTTTGCACTTCAGAATGCTATAAAAGCGTTTAATCCAAACTATAATTTAAAATTTCATGCACCAATGACTCCTGAAAAGGTATTAACTGGTTTATACCAAAAATAA
- a CDS encoding cation:proton antiporter: MDYFVIASILVLISAIFGYINVRFLKMPNTIGLMLITIVFTLGVFALSYFDDTLLNAEKFIITQIDFKSVLLDVMLSFLLFAGALHTNFEQLKVQRWPVFAFATFGVLISTFLVGGAMFYALPIIGLHIDFIYCLLFGALISPTDPIAVLGILKKAGVPKKLETKIVGESLFNDGVGVVIFLTIFKIADLGIENVSALEVVELFGVEVLGGIALGLILGWITYRLMKSIDDYDIEVIITLAAVMGGTVLAQKLHISAPLAMVTAGLVVGNDTVRDSAMSKTTETYVDKFWELLDILLNTILFVLIGMEMLVLTFKFEYLTAGLLAIPLVLVCRYISLLIPIKFFENKLDFVPKTNLIMTWGGLRGGISIALALGLTEVMERDLILVITYVVVVFSILIQGMTVGKLVKKLEIK, translated from the coding sequence ATGGATTATTTTGTGATTGCATCAATATTAGTACTTATTTCTGCCATTTTTGGGTATATAAATGTGCGGTTTTTAAAAATGCCTAATACCATTGGTTTAATGTTAATTACCATTGTGTTTACATTAGGGGTTTTTGCATTAAGTTATTTTGATGATACTTTACTAAACGCAGAGAAGTTTATAATTACACAAATAGATTTTAAAAGTGTTCTATTAGACGTAATGCTAAGTTTTTTGCTGTTTGCAGGTGCTTTACATACTAATTTTGAGCAGCTTAAAGTACAGCGTTGGCCTGTTTTTGCATTTGCGACCTTTGGTGTTTTGATTTCGACATTTTTAGTTGGTGGTGCTATGTTTTATGCATTGCCAATTATAGGCTTACATATAGATTTTATATACTGTTTATTGTTTGGTGCATTAATTTCGCCAACAGATCCAATTGCTGTTTTGGGTATATTAAAAAAGGCAGGTGTGCCTAAAAAATTAGAAACTAAAATTGTTGGAGAATCCCTTTTTAACGATGGTGTTGGTGTTGTTATATTTTTAACCATTTTTAAAATTGCCGATTTAGGTATTGAAAATGTTAGTGCTTTAGAAGTTGTGGAGCTGTTTGGTGTTGAGGTGCTTGGAGGGATTGCATTAGGTTTGATTTTGGGCTGGATTACGTATAGATTAATGAAGTCTATTGACGATTATGATATTGAAGTTATTATAACCCTAGCTGCTGTTATGGGAGGAACTGTTTTAGCACAAAAGCTGCATATATCAGCGCCTTTAGCAATGGTGACCGCTGGTTTGGTGGTTGGGAATGATACGGTTAGAGATAGTGCAATGTCGAAAACAACAGAAACCTATGTCGATAAGTTTTGGGAGTTATTGGATATTCTTTTAAATACCATTCTGTTTGTTTTAATAGGAATGGAAATGTTAGTGCTAACCTTTAAATTTGAGTATTTGACTGCTGGTTTATTAGCCATTCCTTTAGTGTTGGTTTGTAGATATATTTCGTTGTTAATACCAATAAAATTCTTTGAAAACAAGTTAGACTTTGTGCCAAAAACCAACCTAATTATGACTTGGGGAGGATTACGCGGTGGAATATCTATAGCGTTGGCTTTAGGTCTTACAGAAGTTATGGAGCGTGATTTAATTTTGGTAATTACTTATGTTGTGGTTGTCTTTTCTATATTAATACAAGGAATGACCGTTGGTAAATTGGTTAAAAAACTAGAAATTAAATAG
- the arsS gene encoding arsenosugar biosynthesis radical SAM (seleno)protein ArsS (Some members of this family are selenoproteins.): MATKSLKKLGSDLAKSNKQLEILSGGIFADGELPTFKDKISETSQFPLKAKKLEILQINVGYMCNQVCEHCHVDAGPDRKEIMTQETMQQILDVIKTTGAHTLDLTGGAPEMNPNFRWFVEEASKIGIKDFIVRSNLTIIRANKKYYDLPQFFKKHNIHVISSMPHWTRGKTDKQRGEGVFDMSIKALQELNAVGYGMPGSDLKLDLVYNPSGAFLPGDQMAMEKDFKKALMEDFSIQFHNLFAITNLPIARFLDFLIASENYEDYMYSLVEAYNPAAVANVMCTNTLSVSWDGYLFDCDFNQMLELPVNSKSKHISDYKTELLEGRNIVISQHCYGCTAGAGSSCQGVVA, encoded by the coding sequence ATGGCAACAAAATCCCTTAAAAAATTAGGTAGCGATTTAGCAAAAAGCAATAAACAACTAGAGATATTATCTGGCGGAATTTTTGCTGATGGCGAATTACCAACTTTCAAAGATAAAATTTCTGAAACTAGTCAATTTCCGCTTAAAGCGAAAAAACTAGAAATACTTCAAATTAACGTTGGTTACATGTGTAATCAAGTGTGCGAGCATTGTCACGTAGATGCAGGTCCAGACCGAAAGGAAATTATGACCCAAGAGACTATGCAACAAATATTGGATGTTATTAAAACGACAGGTGCACATACTTTAGATCTTACAGGAGGTGCTCCAGAAATGAACCCAAATTTTAGATGGTTTGTAGAAGAAGCTTCAAAAATTGGAATTAAAGATTTTATTGTACGTTCTAATTTGACCATTATTCGTGCTAACAAAAAGTATTACGATTTACCACAGTTTTTCAAAAAGCATAATATTCATGTTATAAGCTCAATGCCACATTGGACAAGAGGAAAAACGGACAAACAACGTGGGGAAGGTGTGTTTGACATGTCTATAAAAGCATTGCAAGAATTAAATGCTGTTGGTTATGGTATGCCAGGAAGCGATTTAAAATTGGACTTGGTTTACAATCCTTCAGGAGCCTTTTTACCTGGCGACCAAATGGCTATGGAAAAAGATTTCAAAAAAGCTTTGATGGAAGATTTTAGCATTCAGTTTCATAACTTATTTGCAATTACAAACCTACCAATTGCTAGATTTTTGGACTTTTTAATAGCTTCAGAAAACTACGAAGATTATATGTACTCTTTAGTCGAAGCTTATAATCCTGCTGCAGTAGCAAACGTCATGTGTACTAATACATTGTCTGTAAGTTGGGATGGTTATTTATTTGATTGCGATTTTAACCAAATGCTAGAATTGCCTGTAAACAGTAAATCTAAACACATATCAGACTATAAAACCGAATTACTTGAAGGTAGAAACATTGTAATTTCACAACATTGTTATGGTTGCACTGCAGGAGCAGGAAGTAGCTGTCAAGGTGTTGTTGCTTAA